The Acinetobacter sp. SAAs474 DNA window CTGGGCGGTGCGATGGCACTGGCAGCAGATAAAGGTGGGATTCAATTTCGTATTTTAAATTCACGTAAAGGCGCAGCCGTTCGGGCAACACGTGCTCAAGCTGATCGTGTTCGCTATAAAGCTGCAATTCGTGCCACCTTGGAAAATCAAGCCAACTTAGATATTTTTCAGCAAGCAGCAGATGATTTAATTGTCGAAGGTGATATCGTTAAAGGCGTTGTTACTCAAATGGGTATCCGTTTTGATGCTAAAACTGTTGTCTTAACTGCTGGAACCTTTTTGGGCGGTGTTATTCATATTGGTTTGAATAATGCTTCTGGAGGGCGAGCAGGTGATCCACCTTCCATTTCCTTGGCACATCGTTTACGTGAGTTGAACTTACCTGTTGGACGTTTAAAAACAGGCACACCACCACGTATTGATGCACGTTCCGTTGATTTCTCCGTTATGATTCCTCAACCTGGTGACTTCCCATCACCAACCATGTCATTTATGGGTGATGCTTCTATGCATCCTGAGCAAGTCAATTGTTATATTACCCATACCAATGAGCGTACGCATGAGATTATTCGTGGTGGATTGGATCGTTCGCCAATGTATACAGGGGTGATTGAGGGTGTTGGGCCTCGTTATTGTCCATCGATTGAAGATAAAATACATAAATTTGCCGATAAAGACTCTCATCAAGTCTTTTTAGAGCCAGAAGGTTTGGATACTCATGAACTGTATCCAAATGGGATTTCAACATCTTTACCGTTTGATGTGCAATTTGAATTGGTGCGTTCGATTCGTGGTATGGAAAATGCACATATCTTACGTCCGGGCTATGCAATTGAATATGATTATTTTAATCCTCAAGCATTAAAATTTACCCTTGAAACCAAAGCGATTCAAAATCTATATTTTGCCGGTCAAATTAATGGTACCACAGGCTATGAAGAAGCCGGTGCCCAAGGTTTACTGGCAGGCTTAAATGCAGCACGTCGTGCGTGGGATCAGGAGCAGTGGACACCTAAGCGTGATGAAGCTTATATGGGTGTGTTGGTAGATGATTTAATTACTTTAGGTACCAAAGAACCGTATCGTATGTTTACTTCACGTGCCGAATATCGTTTGATGTTGCGTGAAGATAATGCCGATCAACGTTTAACTGCAATTGGTCGTGAAATGGGCTTGGTTGATGATACACGTTGGGCTGCATATTGCGAAAAAATGGAAGCAGTC harbors:
- the mnmG gene encoding tRNA uridine-5-carboxymethylaminomethyl(34) synthesis enzyme MnmG, translated to MHYPKVYDVIVIGGGHAGTEAALAAARMGRQTLLLTHNIETLGQMSCNPAIGGIGKSHLVREIDALGGAMALAADKGGIQFRILNSRKGAAVRATRAQADRVRYKAAIRATLENQANLDIFQQAADDLIVEGDIVKGVVTQMGIRFDAKTVVLTAGTFLGGVIHIGLNNASGGRAGDPPSISLAHRLRELNLPVGRLKTGTPPRIDARSVDFSVMIPQPGDFPSPTMSFMGDASMHPEQVNCYITHTNERTHEIIRGGLDRSPMYTGVIEGVGPRYCPSIEDKIHKFADKDSHQVFLEPEGLDTHELYPNGISTSLPFDVQFELVRSIRGMENAHILRPGYAIEYDYFNPQALKFTLETKAIQNLYFAGQINGTTGYEEAGAQGLLAGLNAARRAWDQEQWTPKRDEAYMGVLVDDLITLGTKEPYRMFTSRAEYRLMLREDNADQRLTAIGREMGLVDDTRWAAYCEKMEAVEQEKGRLQHLWAAPNNAMGKKFVEMTGADLSKECSAIDLLKRPNINFAQIAELTGSEVSAFVGEQIEIAVKYEGYINRQQEDVAQMKRLEETRIPADFDYDVVSGLSREITLKLKDVRPETLAQASRIPGVTPAAVQLVMITIRKNNQAKKSA